A region of Maridesulfovibrio sp. DNA encodes the following proteins:
- a CDS encoding transcriptional repressor → MSSPQTTFLEFLNKNNMAATEQRRIVLEVFLGTKGHHSCEELYVHVSKRDPSISPATVYRTIKLLAESGIAESLDFGDGVTRFECRHNRDHHDHLVCIRCNRRIEVMEDRIEYLQEKLASKYGFSVKRHKMVLYGICPDCRKQ, encoded by the coding sequence ATGTCAAGTCCGCAAACAACATTTCTTGAATTTCTGAATAAGAACAATATGGCCGCCACTGAACAGCGCCGCATTGTCCTTGAAGTTTTTCTCGGAACCAAGGGGCATCACTCTTGTGAAGAACTGTATGTTCATGTCAGCAAGCGAGATCCTTCAATCAGCCCGGCTACAGTCTACCGGACCATCAAGCTTTTGGCAGAGAGCGGGATCGCAGAGTCGCTTGATTTCGGTGATGGAGTGACGCGTTTTGAATGCCGCCACAACAGAGATCACCATGATCATCTTGTCTGCATTCGCTGCAATCGCAGGATTGAGGTCATGGAAGATCGTATTGAATATCTGCAGGAAAAGCTGGCCAGCAAATACGGATTTTCAGTCAAGAGGCATAAAATGGTGCTTTATGGTATTTGCCCGGATTGCCGCAAACAATAG
- a CDS encoding cation-translocating P-type ATPase — protein MKTEKKYASIKHSIPGRLRVRVPKLKRDKLLCSTIERSMQRVNGVSRTRTNHKCATLVIRYNPHDITPEMIFETVRELVAINTAEICPIKQKNECGCPQVKSALRYFSFVSAVGGAVLISESLLGITVAQTLFSPLGFLTVLAAAPLVKEAVSKLREKKFGLEGILAGGIVAAVIAGEAMTAFEILWINAGAELLTAWITERSRRAISSILDNTTHHTFVLKDGVEVETEISDLQKGDVVVLHTGEKICVDGSIVDGQGLINEAPITGRADFIHKQQDDQVFAGTFVREGVIYVKAEEVGDKTYLARILHKVEDSLENKTDIETTADKLSVRLVKIGFVCTVGTLALTLDPWRAFTVLLVMACPCATVLSASTPISAAISTAAKNNILIKGGRYLEEVGRCDVACFDKTGTLTGSEPSLEHLHVAGEITEEELLTYALSVETHNHHPLAQAIKHEAETRKLAPLPHNVCEYFLGKGMRAELTENENHSTEILVGNKKLTEQFDVRIGNLSRQVSSLKRKGLTVLYVVKDKEPIGLLAFANTIRQESAITLASLEAGGVTRTVLVTGDEPATANNLAQTLGIPEIHASAMPEEKATLVRNLQSEGGKVMMIGDGINDALALAQADVGVAMGTGGAEVAVEAADIALVDDDLKGLMYVQQLSQDTTRIAYQNFWLATGSNIAGVIMGATGYLSPVMAGLLHILHTMGVIANSSRLLLHSPESIKIEKGKIHELPQNC, from the coding sequence GTGAAAACAGAAAAAAAATACGCAAGTATCAAACACTCCATACCGGGTAGGCTGCGGGTCCGTGTACCGAAGCTAAAACGAGACAAACTCCTTTGCAGCACTATTGAACGCAGCATGCAGCGGGTTAACGGAGTCAGCCGGACACGGACAAACCACAAGTGCGCAACATTGGTTATCCGCTACAATCCGCATGATATTACACCTGAAATGATCTTCGAGACAGTCAGGGAACTGGTAGCCATAAATACGGCTGAAATATGTCCTATCAAACAAAAAAATGAATGCGGATGTCCGCAGGTGAAGTCGGCCCTGCGATACTTTTCATTTGTGTCGGCAGTGGGCGGGGCTGTGTTGATCAGCGAATCCCTGCTGGGAATCACAGTTGCCCAGACCCTGTTCAGCCCGTTGGGTTTCTTGACAGTGCTTGCGGCAGCCCCACTGGTCAAAGAGGCCGTAAGCAAGCTGCGTGAAAAAAAATTCGGACTTGAGGGCATCCTCGCCGGAGGTATTGTAGCTGCTGTAATTGCCGGGGAAGCCATGACCGCCTTTGAAATCCTATGGATTAATGCGGGAGCGGAACTGCTGACAGCATGGATCACCGAACGCTCCCGCCGTGCGATTTCCAGCATTCTCGATAATACAACTCACCACACCTTTGTACTTAAGGACGGGGTTGAGGTGGAAACCGAAATAAGTGACCTGCAGAAAGGTGACGTGGTAGTCCTGCACACCGGTGAAAAAATCTGCGTAGACGGCTCCATTGTGGATGGACAGGGGCTGATCAACGAAGCACCAATCACCGGGCGAGCGGACTTTATTCACAAGCAGCAGGATGATCAGGTATTTGCCGGAACATTCGTCCGCGAAGGAGTTATATACGTCAAGGCCGAGGAAGTGGGGGATAAAACCTATCTGGCCCGTATCCTTCACAAAGTAGAGGACTCTCTTGAAAATAAGACCGACATTGAAACCACAGCTGACAAACTTTCTGTCAGACTGGTCAAAATAGGCTTTGTCTGCACCGTAGGAACATTAGCCCTGACTCTTGACCCGTGGCGGGCATTCACCGTGCTTCTGGTCATGGCCTGCCCTTGCGCTACGGTCCTTTCCGCTTCCACGCCTATCAGTGCGGCCATAAGCACCGCAGCAAAAAACAATATCCTGATCAAAGGAGGCAGATATCTTGAAGAAGTAGGCCGCTGTGATGTCGCCTGCTTTGACAAAACCGGAACCCTGACCGGTAGTGAACCCAGCCTTGAGCATTTACACGTTGCCGGTGAGATAACGGAAGAAGAGCTGTTGACTTATGCCCTTTCCGTTGAAACCCACAACCATCACCCGCTGGCGCAAGCCATCAAGCATGAAGCAGAAACCCGAAAACTGGCTCCCCTGCCCCACAATGTCTGTGAATATTTCTTAGGCAAAGGCATGCGCGCCGAACTCACTGAAAATGAGAACCATTCCACTGAAATTCTGGTCGGAAACAAAAAGCTTACCGAGCAATTCGATGTGCGCATCGGCAACTTGAGCAGGCAGGTTTCTAGCCTTAAACGCAAGGGGCTTACCGTACTGTACGTGGTCAAAGACAAAGAGCCAATAGGCTTGCTGGCTTTTGCCAATACCATCCGCCAGGAATCTGCAATCACCCTTGCTTCCCTTGAAGCAGGCGGAGTGACTCGCACCGTCCTCGTTACCGGTGATGAACCCGCAACAGCCAACAACCTTGCGCAGACCCTCGGTATCCCGGAAATTCACGCATCGGCCATGCCCGAAGAAAAAGCCACACTTGTCCGTAACCTTCAGTCAGAAGGGGGCAAAGTCATGATGATTGGTGATGGCATTAACGATGCTCTGGCTCTTGCTCAGGCCGATGTCGGCGTAGCCATGGGAACCGGCGGCGCTGAAGTTGCAGTGGAGGCTGCGGACATTGCTCTTGTGGATGATGACCTCAAAGGGCTGATGTATGTACAGCAACTTAGTCAGGACACTACAAGAATCGCCTATCAGAACTTCTGGCTGGCGACAGGATCAAATATAGCGGGAGTAATTATGGGTGCCACCGGGTACCTTTCCCCGGTAATGGCCGGACTCCTGCACATTCTTCATACTATGGGAGTAATAGCCAACTCTTCAAGGCTGCTCCTGCATTCCCCCGAATCAATCAAAATCGAAAAAGGCAAAATCCATGAACTTCCACAAAATTGTTGA
- a CDS encoding HMA2 domain-containing protein has product MNFHKIVELEKYLDVAHHIPGRIRVKFSPLILTRPAALAAMKEHSEMPDAIKDARVNMSARSVVIEYDPDDIRPELIEELIQGTDKEKKAQIISDLYGRLMKNAS; this is encoded by the coding sequence ATGAACTTCCACAAAATTGTTGAGCTGGAAAAGTACCTTGACGTGGCCCACCACATACCGGGCCGGATCAGGGTAAAATTCAGCCCGCTCATTTTAACCAGACCGGCAGCACTTGCGGCCATGAAGGAACACTCCGAAATGCCCGACGCTATCAAGGATGCCAGAGTAAACATGTCCGCCAGGTCAGTGGTAATTGAGTACGACCCCGATGATATCCGCCCTGAATTAATAGAAGAACTAATTCAGGGGACGGACAAAGAAAAAAAAGCACAGATCATCAGCGACCTCTACGGAAGACTGATGAAAAACGCTTCATAA
- a CDS encoding YtxH domain-containing protein, whose translation MSQDYNNDYVYNYQDPQLTEQQRVDSLQQVEPAQKETSVKSWVNFTDSRYLKGFLVGAGVALVASNPKVQKAVVSGVVKSWSAVQGGIEEAKEKIQDIKAEAQSS comes from the coding sequence ATGAGTCAGGATTACAACAACGACTACGTATACAATTATCAGGACCCGCAGCTTACCGAGCAACAGCGGGTTGATTCCTTGCAGCAGGTGGAACCTGCACAGAAGGAAACATCAGTAAAAAGCTGGGTCAATTTTACTGATTCCCGCTACCTGAAAGGATTTCTTGTCGGCGCAGGTGTGGCACTGGTCGCTTCCAATCCCAAAGTCCAGAAAGCTGTTGTTTCCGGGGTAGTCAAATCATGGTCCGCTGTTCAGGGCGGCATCGAAGAAGCAAAAGAAAAAATTCAGGACATCAAAGCCGAAGCGCAGTCTTCATAG
- a CDS encoding heavy metal translocating P-type ATPase, with amino-acid sequence MIGTPNRKKRFEIVHELPKRIRLKSLILLAPDLDLNYLQAGVESLPGVKSVRINGPAFSVAVEYDGTREVRSSILAALDFIPKEAFLKGAEKEHGVDLLEVGARTAAAAATPFLPLPVQAATSWILGIPGIVNGLETLFSRGVKIEVLDGTVKALSLLRGDYFTSNSVGALLSLGEYLEDQSEQKSTGLLKTLLKPQVGKIWIEKDGREIEIDFNDLQVGDIVVCGAGELIPIEGTIVEGDGSVNQSSITGESFPVHLQTGDSTLSGAVVEEGTLKIRADKVGAETGMARINRYLENSLRSQSKSQIKSAELADKLVPLTFGAGLGVYALTGDAARAASVLTVDYSCAIKLSTPVATRTSMYTASQCGVLLKGGQALDNLAAIDTIVFDKTGTLTKGKLIVTDIVPMPLYEEKELLSIAAGAEEHYGHPVAKAVVNEAKNRGIALPAVSGVDFIVAHGVSAYVDGKRVLVGSQHFVEEDEHVDCSYIEKKARQLRNAGKNLLFVAMGEELIGVIAMRDELRPEALEALEAFKASGIKRIEILTGDHRSTALALAAQLPPVDAVHWELKPEDKANIVKELKEGGSRVAFAGDGVNDTPALVCADVGICMPSGADLARESAQVVMLNEDMRTLVEAHRIAITNRETLSNCLWSAVVINSATLLLAGMGKISTLAAAMTHNLSTVGILGYAAMKTSSAGPKDPESAKEIN; translated from the coding sequence ATGATCGGAACTCCGAACAGAAAAAAACGTTTTGAAATTGTCCATGAACTGCCTAAACGGATCAGGCTTAAGTCGCTGATTCTGCTTGCTCCGGATCTGGACCTCAACTATCTGCAGGCCGGTGTGGAATCCCTGCCGGGAGTAAAATCGGTCCGTATCAACGGCCCGGCCTTTTCCGTTGCCGTGGAGTATGATGGAACCCGCGAAGTTCGTTCTTCCATTCTGGCCGCACTGGACTTTATTCCCAAGGAAGCTTTCCTTAAAGGCGCTGAAAAAGAACACGGAGTAGACCTGCTTGAAGTGGGAGCGCGTACGGCTGCGGCTGCTGCAACCCCTTTCCTGCCCCTGCCTGTGCAAGCGGCAACAAGCTGGATACTGGGAATTCCCGGTATAGTGAACGGGCTTGAAACCCTTTTCTCCCGCGGGGTCAAAATCGAAGTGCTGGATGGAACAGTCAAAGCACTCTCCCTCTTACGCGGAGATTACTTCACCTCCAACTCCGTGGGCGCCCTGCTCAGCCTCGGCGAATACCTTGAGGATCAATCTGAACAGAAATCAACCGGCTTGCTCAAGACCCTGCTCAAACCTCAGGTAGGAAAAATATGGATAGAAAAAGACGGCCGTGAAATAGAAATAGACTTCAACGATCTGCAAGTAGGTGACATTGTTGTCTGCGGTGCCGGGGAACTCATTCCCATTGAAGGGACCATTGTTGAAGGCGACGGTTCAGTCAACCAGAGCTCCATTACCGGTGAATCCTTTCCCGTCCACCTCCAAACAGGAGATTCCACTCTATCCGGCGCAGTGGTTGAAGAAGGTACCCTGAAAATCAGGGCTGATAAGGTCGGAGCTGAAACAGGCATGGCCCGCATCAACCGCTATCTGGAAAACTCCCTGCGTTCACAGTCAAAAAGCCAGATCAAATCAGCCGAGCTGGCCGACAAACTGGTCCCCCTGACTTTCGGGGCCGGACTAGGTGTATACGCATTGACCGGGGATGCCGCCCGCGCTGCATCGGTCCTGACTGTAGACTACTCCTGCGCCATAAAACTCTCCACCCCGGTTGCCACCCGTACTTCCATGTACACTGCCAGCCAGTGCGGTGTTCTGCTGAAGGGCGGACAGGCCCTTGACAACCTCGCGGCAATAGACACCATTGTCTTTGACAAAACCGGAACCCTGACCAAGGGAAAACTCATTGTCACCGACATTGTCCCCATGCCCCTTTATGAAGAGAAGGAATTGCTTTCCATTGCCGCCGGAGCTGAAGAACATTACGGACACCCGGTTGCAAAAGCGGTGGTAAACGAAGCAAAGAACCGAGGAATAGCCCTGCCGGCCGTAAGCGGAGTCGACTTCATCGTAGCCCACGGTGTTTCCGCTTATGTGGATGGTAAACGTGTTCTTGTAGGCAGCCAGCATTTTGTTGAAGAAGACGAACATGTTGACTGCTCCTATATAGAAAAAAAAGCCCGCCAGTTGCGCAATGCTGGAAAGAATCTTCTCTTTGTAGCCATGGGTGAAGAACTGATCGGCGTTATTGCCATGCGCGATGAACTGCGTCCCGAAGCCCTTGAGGCCCTCGAAGCATTCAAAGCCTCCGGGATCAAACGAATTGAGATACTGACCGGGGACCACCGCTCCACGGCATTGGCCCTTGCTGCCCAACTGCCTCCTGTGGACGCAGTACACTGGGAACTCAAGCCCGAAGACAAAGCGAATATCGTCAAAGAGCTCAAGGAAGGCGGGTCCAGAGTGGCCTTTGCCGGAGACGGGGTCAACGACACCCCGGCCCTTGTCTGCGCAGATGTGGGCATCTGCATGCCCTCAGGAGCAGACCTTGCCCGCGAATCAGCTCAGGTGGTCATGCTTAATGAAGACATGAGAACCCTTGTGGAAGCCCACCGCATCGCGATTACCAACCGCGAGACCTTGAGCAACTGCCTATGGTCCGCAGTGGTCATCAACTCTGCCACCCTGCTGTTGGCCGGGATGGGCAAAATATCGACCCTCGCCGCCGCCATGACTCATAACCTCAGCACCGTAGGCATACTCGGCTATGCGGCCATGAAAACCTCTTCCGCAGGGCCAAAAGATCCAGAGTCAGCAAAGGAGATCAACTAA
- a CDS encoding FeoA family protein: MSLTLDKAPQEKPLILRGISSDSLKTRFERMGLHIGSELEIMSEDSVQHPVRIKGPQGEVLLAAGMASKIIVHHDDGHKTPVFEMNPGEKGHIEGLTAGSYLEKSLKILGISEGDDIELIRCLPPMEYKTVVDGKRTSLTEGMAAKLWGECDKTPCQLATCGKGRPFEVKNILGGPRAAQSIASIGIRPGATVTLETVEPARSIGMTTEARIIIMTKEGLRLHLRQDQAEIMFVSEL, translated from the coding sequence ATGTCCCTGACACTTGATAAAGCACCACAAGAAAAACCCCTGATACTAAGGGGAATCAGCAGCGATTCGCTCAAAACAAGATTTGAACGCATGGGACTGCACATAGGTTCAGAACTGGAAATTATGTCCGAGGACTCGGTCCAGCACCCGGTCCGCATCAAAGGACCGCAAGGCGAAGTCCTACTGGCCGCGGGGATGGCTTCGAAAATAATCGTCCATCACGATGACGGTCACAAAACCCCGGTTTTTGAAATGAATCCCGGCGAAAAAGGACACATTGAAGGACTGACCGCGGGGTCATACCTTGAAAAAAGCCTCAAAATTCTCGGAATATCCGAAGGCGATGACATTGAACTGATCCGCTGCCTGCCCCCCATGGAATACAAGACCGTGGTCGACGGCAAAAGGACCAGCCTGACCGAAGGAATGGCCGCAAAACTCTGGGGGGAGTGCGATAAAACCCCCTGCCAACTGGCGACTTGCGGTAAAGGCCGTCCCTTTGAGGTAAAAAACATCCTCGGCGGCCCGAGGGCTGCCCAATCAATAGCTTCCATCGGCATCAGGCCCGGCGCCACAGTTACACTTGAAACAGTGGAGCCGGCACGGTCCATCGGCATGACCACCGAAGCCAGAATAATCATTATGACCAAAGAAGGCTTGCGCCTGCACCTGCGACAGGATCAGGCTGAGATTATGTTTGTATCTGAACTTTAA
- the rlmN gene encoding 23S rRNA (adenine(2503)-C(2))-methyltransferase RlmN yields the protein MIDILDLEYGELEQFVAKELKAPRFRAAQIWQWLWQKGVEDFDSMTNLAKKLREDLKSKAVINHPQVDVVQTSKDGTIKLLLRLSDGALVETVLIPMEGRYTQCLSTQVGCAMACTFCNTGLMGFERNMSMSEMLGQVLAGRKYLRENNLDPLKNLVFMGMGEPLLNLENLIRTLRNLNNPDGLSFVPRRITVSSVGFVKQLEELGRTGLTLPAISLHAPTQELREKIMPKAAKTHIEDLLAAMDRFPLKPREKVTYEYLLLGGVNDSIEHAKQLVKLLGHRRCKVNLIAYNPGDEPLYKAPTREKVLAFEKYLWDKKITATIRRSMGQDIKAACGQLKADQIK from the coding sequence ATGATAGACATACTTGATTTGGAATACGGCGAGTTGGAACAATTCGTCGCAAAGGAGTTGAAGGCTCCCCGTTTTCGAGCTGCCCAGATCTGGCAGTGGCTCTGGCAGAAAGGGGTTGAGGATTTTGATTCCATGACCAACCTTGCCAAAAAGCTGCGTGAAGACCTGAAAAGTAAAGCGGTCATAAACCACCCTCAGGTGGATGTGGTTCAGACCAGCAAGGACGGCACCATCAAGCTGCTTCTGCGTTTAAGTGACGGAGCCCTTGTGGAGACGGTGCTTATCCCTATGGAAGGGCGCTACACCCAGTGTCTTTCCACACAGGTTGGGTGTGCCATGGCTTGCACCTTCTGCAACACCGGGTTGATGGGATTTGAACGCAATATGTCCATGTCCGAAATGCTTGGACAGGTTCTGGCCGGGCGCAAATATTTGCGTGAGAACAATCTTGATCCGCTCAAAAATTTAGTCTTTATGGGGATGGGAGAGCCTCTGCTCAACCTTGAAAACCTTATCCGTACTCTGCGTAATCTCAACAACCCGGACGGACTTTCCTTTGTTCCCCGGCGCATAACGGTTTCTTCGGTTGGTTTCGTCAAACAGCTTGAAGAACTGGGCAGGACAGGGCTGACCCTTCCGGCCATTTCCCTGCATGCTCCCACTCAGGAGCTGCGCGAAAAGATAATGCCCAAGGCAGCCAAAACCCATATCGAAGACCTTTTGGCCGCCATGGACCGTTTCCCGCTCAAGCCGCGTGAAAAGGTTACCTACGAATATCTTCTTCTTGGCGGAGTCAATGATTCCATCGAGCATGCCAAGCAGTTGGTCAAACTGCTCGGGCATCGCCGCTGCAAGGTCAACCTTATTGCCTACAACCCAGGTGACGAGCCGCTCTACAAGGCTCCTACAAGGGAAAAAGTGCTCGCCTTTGAAAAATACCTCTGGGATAAAAAGATAACTGCAACCATCCGCAGATCCATGGGACAGGATATCAAGGCCGCCTGCGGGCAGTTAAAGGCAGATCAGATAAAATAA
- a CDS encoding glycosyltransferase family 39 protein, which yields MDSKNESYLDGFCRKNWALLLGLLLLFSAVVSFYGIWLNYFYDIDEPKYARAVYEMIHSGNLLAPMFDGMPRMEKPPLVYWIMYPFAWLASLGDFSGNVLTLFRLPTVICSMLMVLGTALTGRKLFGPATGLLAGMILQSSVLFKFMAVMMKVDVVFACCVTWATYFYLLRYLGSKSPRVAVGGAVLTALGVLAKGPFAFLPMAGYALAVGIRHNVKRKQEAGQPVSFLSAFNAGGLVAAKWADRNILLLWFVAGCAPFFLWLYGAWLTSGFDYTQGLLGQFFLNTASTSTKVAAKLGRLDPYLDTLTVIFFPWGGYVFGAIYGIYRSVREKFNEKYVFMACVFLVYLLVFTLLFKLKSNRYMLPVLPLLAIIVCDWLVNAKRDKIYRTLFEMGFVWILSMAAMLGYRSFKSMSVSVNLADCVPVGQYMEFMFPFFIAFGAFFLVMLIVSVKQSERPALHIVVGSLAITAVMPFYYNALPSYTSLTENRPQPILGQALTDRLAEFSDGETLVLHRPFFIKTFPDVVFYLKKLAKEGNSMYSLGSTARPGDLLQALATPQIAAELFKKEHPEDTEKYPLYRYLKNTEFKNAVLLLSTIDFYKLKPFMDSLPPKVRDSLEVAEMELLTVKWVNTNIYVVRFNPDKMK from the coding sequence ATGGATAGTAAAAACGAATCATATCTGGATGGATTTTGCCGTAAGAATTGGGCTTTGTTGCTCGGTCTGCTGCTTTTGTTTTCAGCTGTCGTCTCTTTTTATGGGATATGGCTGAATTATTTTTATGATATTGATGAACCAAAGTATGCCCGTGCTGTTTATGAAATGATTCATAGCGGCAACCTGCTGGCACCCATGTTCGACGGAATGCCCCGTATGGAAAAACCGCCGTTGGTTTACTGGATCATGTATCCTTTCGCATGGCTGGCTTCCCTCGGCGATTTCAGCGGTAATGTCCTTACCCTGTTCCGGCTGCCCACCGTAATCTGTTCTATGCTTATGGTACTGGGCACAGCTCTGACCGGGCGCAAGCTTTTCGGTCCTGCAACCGGATTGCTGGCCGGTATGATTCTGCAGAGTTCCGTGCTCTTCAAGTTTATGGCAGTAATGATGAAGGTGGATGTGGTCTTTGCCTGCTGCGTAACCTGGGCAACTTATTTTTATCTCCTGCGTTACCTTGGGAGCAAGAGCCCACGTGTAGCTGTGGGAGGGGCAGTCTTGACCGCGCTGGGAGTACTGGCAAAAGGGCCTTTCGCTTTTCTGCCCATGGCCGGCTATGCCTTGGCCGTAGGCATACGCCATAATGTCAAAAGGAAACAAGAAGCTGGTCAACCAGTCTCTTTTTTGTCCGCGTTTAATGCCGGCGGGCTGGTGGCAGCCAAGTGGGCTGACCGTAATATCCTGCTGCTTTGGTTTGTTGCGGGGTGTGCTCCTTTTTTTCTATGGCTTTACGGAGCATGGCTTACTTCCGGTTTTGATTACACTCAGGGATTGCTGGGACAGTTCTTCCTTAATACCGCCTCCACAAGTACCAAGGTGGCGGCAAAGCTGGGCAGGCTTGATCCCTATCTGGACACCCTGACCGTCATATTTTTCCCCTGGGGCGGATATGTGTTCGGTGCCATTTATGGCATCTACCGTTCCGTACGGGAAAAGTTCAATGAAAAATATGTGTTCATGGCCTGTGTTTTTCTTGTCTACCTGCTGGTTTTCACCTTGCTTTTCAAGCTCAAATCCAACCGTTATATGCTCCCTGTCCTGCCGCTGCTTGCCATTATAGTTTGTGACTGGCTTGTCAATGCCAAGCGGGACAAGATATACCGCACCCTCTTTGAAATGGGTTTTGTCTGGATTTTGTCCATGGCGGCTATGCTTGGTTACCGTTCGTTCAAATCCATGAGTGTTTCGGTCAACCTTGCGGATTGTGTTCCCGTGGGCCAGTATATGGAATTCATGTTTCCGTTTTTCATTGCCTTCGGTGCTTTTTTTCTGGTCATGCTCATTGTGAGCGTTAAGCAGTCAGAGCGTCCGGCCCTGCATATTGTGGTTGGTTCATTGGCAATTACGGCGGTAATGCCTTTTTACTACAACGCACTGCCTTCTTACACTTCACTGACTGAAAACCGTCCCCAACCCATACTGGGGCAGGCTTTGACTGACCGTTTAGCTGAATTTTCAGACGGGGAAACCCTTGTACTGCACCGTCCGTTTTTTATTAAGACTTTTCCGGATGTGGTTTTTTATCTGAAAAAACTTGCTAAGGAAGGCAACAGCATGTACTCGCTCGGCTCCACAGCACGTCCTGGGGACCTGTTGCAGGCTTTGGCTACCCCGCAGATCGCCGCTGAACTTTTCAAAAAGGAACATCCGGAGGATACGGAAAAATATCCGCTTTACCGGTATTTGAAGAATACGGAATTCAAAAATGCGGTGTTGCTGCTTTCTACTATAGATTTTTATAAACTGAAGCCTTTCATGGATTCTCTGCCCCCCAAGGTCAGGGATTCGTTGGAGGTTGCTGAAATGGAATTGCTGACAGTTAAGTGGGTTAATACCAATATTTATGTTGTCCGTTTTAACCCGGATAAAATGAAATAA